In Pseudomonas sp. FP1742, the DNA window CAGTGCCAGCAGGTTACCGAACAGGATCGACGCAATGGCGATGATGGTCAGTACGTTGCTCAGCACACCACTGCTGGCGGCCGGCGAGATCTGGAACAGACGCACCATCACCGCGAACACAGCAACTTTCGAGGCGGTAGCCAGGAACGCAGCCACCGGTGCCGGAGCCCCTTCGTAAACGTCCGGGGTCCAGAGGTGGAACGGTACCAGCGACAGCTTGAACGCCAGGCCGATCAGCATCATACCCAGGCCCAGTTGAGCCAGAGAACTTGGCATGCCGGTGGCCGCCAGGGCCTGACCGATGCCGTTGAAGCTCAGGCTGCCGGCGTCGGCGTAGAGCAGGGCCATGCCGAACAACAGGAACGCGGAACCGGCAGCCGACAGCACCATGTACTTGATGCCGGCTTCCAGCGAGCGCTTGTTGAAGAAGGCGTAAGCCACCAGGCCGTAGACCGGTACCGAGAGCAGTTCCAGACCGACGAACAACCCGGCCAGGTGCTGCGCGCTGACCAGCACCAGGCCACCGGCGGCGGCCATCAGGATCAGCAGGTAAAGTTCTTCACGGTTGCCCGGGTAGCCCGAACCGCCATCGCCCAGGTAGGCGTGGGCGAGGGTTACACAGGCGAGGGTGGCGACCAGGATCAGCGCCATGTACAGGCAGGCGAAGGTGTCGATCTGCAGCAATGGAGTCACGGCCAGCGGCGCGACTTTCAGGGCTGGCAGGATCGACAGCAAGGCCAGGTTAAGACCTGCCACCGACAGCAGGAAGGTCTGTGAGTGGTTGCGGCGCCACGCGATAGCCAGCATCACCACGATGATCGTGGCGCTGGTGATCAACAACGGCGCAAGCGCGATAAAGTGTTGAGTCGTGAATTCCATAGCGCTCTTACCGGGCCGAAGCGAGTTGAGTGAAGGCGGTGCCGAGCCACTGCTGCACGCCATGCATCGTCGCGGCAGAGGTATCGAGGAACGGTTGCGGGTACACGCCGATGTAAAGCAGCAGTGCCGCAAGCCCAACCACCATGATCAGTTCGCGACCGTCCATGCCATGCAGCACCGCGTCGGATTTCGACGGGCCGAAGTAGGCACGGTGGATCATGATCAGCGAGTAGACCGAACCGAACACCAGGCCGGAGGTCGCGATCACGGTGACCCATGGGGCGCTGGCGAAGGTGCCGATCAGGATCAGGAACTCACCGACGAAGTTACCGGTCGCCGGCAGGCCCAGCGACGCCGCCGCGAAGAACAGGCTCAGGGCTGGCAGGTAGGCAATCTTCGACCACAGGCCACCCATCTCGCGCATATCACGGGTGTGAGTGCGCTCGTACAGCTGACCGGAGAGGATAAAGAGTGCCGCGGCCGACAGACCGTGCGCCAGCATCTGCATCACCGCGCCCTGCAGCGCCAGTTGGCTGCCGGAGTAGATGCCGATCAGTACGAAGCCCATGTGGGAAACGGACGAGAAGGCAATCAGACGCTTGATGTCGGTTTGCGCGAACGCCAGGAACGCACCATAGAAGATCCCGATCAGACCCAGGGTCATGGCGAACGGCGCGAACTCGGCCGAGGCATTCGGGAACAGCGGCAGGGCGAAGCGCAGCAGGCCGTACGCAGCAGTCTTCAGCAAGATACCGGCCAGGTCGACGGAACCCGCGGTCGGTGCCTGGGCGTGAGCGTCAGGCAGCCAGGAGTGGAACGGTACGACGGGCAGCTTGACCGCGAAGGCGATGAAGAAGCCGAGCATCAGGATGTACTCGGTGGTCTGGGACATCTTGGTTTTCAACAGATCGGCGTAGTTGAAGGTAATCACGCCAGTGTCGTTGAAGTTGACCAGTACCAGGCCCAGGATCGCCACCAACATGATCAGGCCGGAAGCCTGAGTGAAGATGAAGAACTTGGTCGCCGCGTAGATCCGGGTTTTCTTGCCGTCCGAAGAACTGTGACCCCAGAGCGCGATGAGGAAGTACATCGGCACCAGCATCATTTCCCAGAAGAAGAAGAACATGAACAGGTCGAGGGCCAGGAACACGCCAACGACACCGCCCAGGATCCACATCAGGTTCAGGTGGAAGAAGCCCACGTGACGCTGAATCTCTTTCCAGGAGCAGAGTACCGAGAGGACACCCAGCAGGCCGGTCAGCAGGATCATCAACAGCGACAGGCCGTCGAGGGCCAGGTGCACGTTGATGCCGAAGCGCTGGATCCAGACGTGTTTGAACTCAATCGCCCAGGTTGGATCGGCACCCGGTTTTGGTGCAAATGAATAGTCACCGTTGGCCCACAGCCAGAGGCCGAGGGAGAGCAGCAGGGACATGGTGATCAGCGCAATCCAGCGGGGGAGGGTGGCGCCGAAGCGCTCACCCATCCAGCACAGCAGGCCGCCGATGAAGGGGATCAGGATTAGCCATGGCAGAATCATGACGGGCTCGTTTCCTTTCGCAAGTTCGCAAGGTTCATAGTCAGACCGCTACCAGCACGACGGCGCCGATTACCAGCACGGCACCAGCAGCCATCGAGGCGGCATACCAACGCAATTGACCGGTCTCGGTGCGGCTCAGGGCGGTGTGACCGCCTTTGGCCATACGCGGGATCAGACCGATGGTCTGGTCGAGCGGGTCTTTGCGCAGAATGTGGCTGATCGCAAGGTATGGCTTGACGAACAGTTTGTCGTAGATCCAGTCGAAGCCCCAGGCGGCGAACCACCAGGCCGAAAGGAAGCGACCGACGCCGCTGTTGGCGATGGCCGTGACGAAGCGACGCTTGCCCAGGAACAGCAGCGCGGCCAGCAGGATACCGGACAGGGCGATGGCGCCCGAAGCGATTTCCAGGCTGTGCTTGGCTTCGCCACCGGCATGGCCGACGCTTTCCGGCAACACACCGTGCAGCGGTGGAACGATCATCGCGCCGACGAACGTCGACAGTACGATCAGCACCGACAGCGGCAGCCAGTGAGCAACGCCGTGACCGGCATGGGCTTCGGTCTTCGCTTCACCGTGGAACGTGATGAAGATCAGGCGGAAGGTGTACAGCGAGGTCATGAAGGCACCGACCAGACCGGCATACAGCAGGCCTTCGTTACCGCTGGCGAACGCTTCCCAGAGGATTTCATCCTTGGAGTAGAAGCCCGCGGTCACCAGAGGCAAGGCCGCCAGGGCCGCGCCGCCGACGATGAAGCTGGCGTAGGCCAGTGGCAGTTTCTTCCACAGGCCGCCCATCTTGAAGATGTTCTGCTCGTGGTGGCAGGCAACGATCACCGCACCGGATGCAAGGAACAGCAGCGCCTTGAAGAAGGCGTGGGTCATCAGGTGGAAGATCGCGCCATCCCATGCACCGACGCCCAGGGCCAGGAACATATAGCCGATCTGGCTCATGGTCGAGTAGGCGAGGATACGTTTGATGTCGGTCTGAACCAGTGCGGCAAAACCTGCCAGCACCAGCGTCACGCCACCCACGACACCTACCAGGTGCAGGATATCCGGCGCCAGTGCGAACAGGCCGTGGGTACGGGCGATCAGGTAGACACCGGCGGTTACCATGGTCGCGGCGTGGATCAGTGCCGAAACCGGCGTAGGGCCGGCCATCGCATCCGCCAGCCAGGTTTGCAGCGGCAGTTGCGCGGATTTACCGACAGCGCCGCCCAGCAGCATCAGGGTCGCCAGCACGATCCAGAAGTCGCCGGCCTTGAAGTGCTCAGGCGCCTTGACCAGCAGTTCCTGGATATTCAGCGTGCCCAACTGTTGGAACAGGATGAACAGGCCGATGGCCATGAACACGTCGCCGACCCGGGTCACGATGAAGGCTTTGAGTGCCGCGTTACCGTTGTTGCGGTTGCTGTAGTAGAAACCGATCAACAGGTACGAGCACAGGCCCACGCCTTCCCAGCCGAAGTACACGAACAGCAGGTTATCGGCCAGGACCAGGAACAGCATGCTGGCGATAAACAGGTTGGTGTAGGCGAAGAAGCGCGAGTAACCGGCTTCACCGCGCATGTACCAGGACGCGAACAGGTGGATCAGGAAGCCCACGCCCACCACCACGCCGAGCATGGTCACGGACAGACCGTCCAGGTACAGGGCGAAGTTCGGCGTAAAGCCTTCCACCGCCATCCATTGCCACAGCACCAGGGTGTAGCGGCCACCCTCGGGCGGCGCAACGTTGAATTGCCAGATCACATAAGCCGCGACGATTGCCGACAGGCCAATGGAACCGACGCCGATCAGCGCCGAGAGGTTTTCCGAGAGGCGGCCCCGGGAGAACGCCAGCAGCACAAAACCGATCAGGGGGAACAGGAAAGTCAGATAGAGAAGGTTCATCCGCGCATCTCGCTGGCAGCGTCGATATCGAGAGTGTGGAAGCGGCGATACAGCTGCAACAGAATCGCCAGGCCGATACTGGCCTCGGCGGCTGCCAGGCTGATCACCAGGATGAACATGATCTGTCCATCCGGCTGCGCCCAGCGGCTACCGGCAACGATGAACGCCAGTGCGGAGGCATTCATCATGACCTCCAGGCTCATCAGCACGAAAAGAATGTTGCGCCGGACCATCAGGCCGACCAGACCGAGGCAGAACAGGATGCCGGCGACCGCCAGACCATGCTCCAAAGGGATAGCAGGCATCGTCATTGCTCCTTGGCTTCGTTGCGGCCCAAGTGGAACGCCGTGACGGCTGCGGCGAGCAGCAGCATCGAGGCGAGTTCGACCACTAGCAGGTAAGGACCGAACAGGCTGATGCCCACGGCCTTGGCGTCTACGGTGGTGTGGCCGAGTGCCTGGCCGCTGGAGTGGCTGAACAGCACATACAGCAGCTCAGCCAGCAGCAGGGCACCGAGCGCGACCGGGCCCAGCCAGATACCGGGCTTGAGCCAGACGCGTTCTTGCTGAACCGAGGCCGGGCCCAGGTTCAGCATCATCACCACGAACACGAACAGCACCATGATGGCGCCGGCGTAGGCGATCACTTCCAGTACACCGGCAAACGGTGCGCCGAGGGCGAAGAACGTCATGGCCACGGCGATCAGCGAAATGATCAGGTAGAGCAGGGCGTGCACGGGGTTGGTGTTGGTGATCACGCGAAGCGTGGACACAACCGCGATACCCGATGCGAAATAGAAAGCGAATTCCATCTTTCTTCCTTAAGGCAGCAAGCTCTTCACGTTGATCGGTTCGGCTTCATTCTGCGCGGCGCCTTTTGGCTTACCGGCAATCGCCATACCTGCAACACGATAGAAGTTGTAATCAGGGTTTTTGCCGGGGCCGGAGATCAGCAGATCTTCTTTCTCGTAAACCAGGTCCTGACGTTTGAACTCGGCCATTTCGAAATCCGGTGTCAGCTGGATCGCGGTGGTCGGGCAGGCTTCCTCGCAGAGGCCGCAGAAAATGCAGCGCGAGAAGTTGATGCGGAAGAAGTCCGGGTACCAGCGACCGTCTTCGGTTTCAGCTTTCTGCAGCGAGATGCAACCCACCGGGCACGCCACGGCGCACAGGTTGCAGGCTACACAACGTTCTTCGCCGTCGGGGTCGCGGGTCAGGACGATACGGCCACGGAAACGCGGCGGCAGGTACACGGCTTCTTCCGGGTACTGCAGCGTGTCGCGCTTGCGGAAGGCGTGGCCGAAAATCATCACCAGGCTGCGAAGCTGGGTGAAGAAGCCATGCACGATGTCAAAAATGTACTTCATGATTCTCTATCCTCACTGAGCCGCGACGGCGGGCGTGTTGAGCAACACGATCGCAGCGGTCACCAGCATGTTGATGAGGGTCAGCGGCAGGCAGAACTTCCAGCTGAAATCCATCACTTGGTCATACCGTGGGCGCGGAATCGAGGCGCGCAACAGGATGAAGAACATGATGAAGAACGCGGTTTTCAGTGCGAACCAGATGAACGGGATCTGCGGCAGAATGTCGAACGGGCCGTGCCAGCCACCGAAGAACAAAGTCACCAGCAGTGCCGAAATCAACACGATGCCGATGTACTCGCCGACGAAGAACATGCCCCATTTCATGCCGGCGTATTCAATGTGGTAACCGTCGGCCAGTTCCTGTTCCGCTTCCGGCTGGTCGAACGGGTGACGGTGAGTCACGGCGACGCCAGCGATGAAGAAAGTCAGGAAACCGAAGATCTGCGGAATGACGAACCACATGTTCTGCGCCTGGTATTCAACGATGTCGCGCATGTTGAACGAGCCGACCTGGATCACGATGCCCATCAGCGACAGGCCCATGAACACTTCGTACGACACGGTTTGTGC includes these proteins:
- the nuoJ gene encoding NADH-quinone oxidoreductase subunit J — translated: MEFAFYFASGIAVVSTLRVITNTNPVHALLYLIISLIAVAMTFFALGAPFAGVLEVIAYAGAIMVLFVFVVMMLNLGPASVQQERVWLKPGIWLGPVALGALLLAELLYVLFSHSSGQALGHTTVDAKAVGISLFGPYLLVVELASMLLLAAAVTAFHLGRNEAKEQ
- the nuoN gene encoding NADH-quinone oxidoreductase subunit NuoN; amino-acid sequence: MEFTTQHFIALAPLLITSATIIVVMLAIAWRRNHSQTFLLSVAGLNLALLSILPALKVAPLAVTPLLQIDTFACLYMALILVATLACVTLAHAYLGDGGSGYPGNREELYLLILMAAAGGLVLVSAQHLAGLFVGLELLSVPVYGLVAYAFFNKRSLEAGIKYMVLSAAGSAFLLFGMALLYADAGSLSFNGIGQALAATGMPSSLAQLGLGMMLIGLAFKLSLVPFHLWTPDVYEGAPAPVAAFLATASKVAVFAVMVRLFQISPAASSGVLSNVLTIIAIASILFGNLLALTQSNLKRLLGYSSIAHFGYLLIALVASKGLAVEAIGVYLVTYVITSLGAFGVITLMSSPYNGRDADALYEYRGLFWRRPYLTAVLTVMMLSLAGIPLTAGFIGKFYIIATGVESHQWWLVGSLVLGSAIGVFYYLRVMVTLYLMEPNLRRHDAQLHWEQRAGGVMLLAIAVLAFFLGLYPQPLLNLVQQSGLAG
- the nuoL gene encoding NADH-quinone oxidoreductase subunit L, with translation MNLLYLTFLFPLIGFVLLAFSRGRLSENLSALIGVGSIGLSAIVAAYVIWQFNVAPPEGGRYTLVLWQWMAVEGFTPNFALYLDGLSVTMLGVVVGVGFLIHLFASWYMRGEAGYSRFFAYTNLFIASMLFLVLADNLLFVYFGWEGVGLCSYLLIGFYYSNRNNGNAALKAFIVTRVGDVFMAIGLFILFQQLGTLNIQELLVKAPEHFKAGDFWIVLATLMLLGGAVGKSAQLPLQTWLADAMAGPTPVSALIHAATMVTAGVYLIARTHGLFALAPDILHLVGVVGGVTLVLAGFAALVQTDIKRILAYSTMSQIGYMFLALGVGAWDGAIFHLMTHAFFKALLFLASGAVIVACHHEQNIFKMGGLWKKLPLAYASFIVGGAALAALPLVTAGFYSKDEILWEAFASGNEGLLYAGLVGAFMTSLYTFRLIFITFHGEAKTEAHAGHGVAHWLPLSVLIVLSTFVGAMIVPPLHGVLPESVGHAGGEAKHSLEIASGAIALSGILLAALLFLGKRRFVTAIANSGVGRFLSAWWFAAWGFDWIYDKLFVKPYLAISHILRKDPLDQTIGLIPRMAKGGHTALSRTETGQLRWYAASMAAGAVLVIGAVVLVAV
- the nuoK gene encoding NADH-quinone oxidoreductase subunit NuoK: MPAIPLEHGLAVAGILFCLGLVGLMVRRNILFVLMSLEVMMNASALAFIVAGSRWAQPDGQIMFILVISLAAAEASIGLAILLQLYRRFHTLDIDAASEMRG
- the nuoM gene encoding NADH-quinone oxidoreductase subunit M; translated protein: MILPWLILIPFIGGLLCWMGERFGATLPRWIALITMSLLLSLGLWLWANGDYSFAPKPGADPTWAIEFKHVWIQRFGINVHLALDGLSLLMILLTGLLGVLSVLCSWKEIQRHVGFFHLNLMWILGGVVGVFLALDLFMFFFFWEMMLVPMYFLIALWGHSSSDGKKTRIYAATKFFIFTQASGLIMLVAILGLVLVNFNDTGVITFNYADLLKTKMSQTTEYILMLGFFIAFAVKLPVVPFHSWLPDAHAQAPTAGSVDLAGILLKTAAYGLLRFALPLFPNASAEFAPFAMTLGLIGIFYGAFLAFAQTDIKRLIAFSSVSHMGFVLIGIYSGSQLALQGAVMQMLAHGLSAAALFILSGQLYERTHTRDMREMGGLWSKIAYLPALSLFFAAASLGLPATGNFVGEFLILIGTFASAPWVTVIATSGLVFGSVYSLIMIHRAYFGPSKSDAVLHGMDGRELIMVVGLAALLLYIGVYPQPFLDTSAATMHGVQQWLGTAFTQLASAR
- the nuoI gene encoding NADH-quinone oxidoreductase subunit NuoI encodes the protein MKYIFDIVHGFFTQLRSLVMIFGHAFRKRDTLQYPEEAVYLPPRFRGRIVLTRDPDGEERCVACNLCAVACPVGCISLQKAETEDGRWYPDFFRINFSRCIFCGLCEEACPTTAIQLTPDFEMAEFKRQDLVYEKEDLLISGPGKNPDYNFYRVAGMAIAGKPKGAAQNEAEPINVKSLLP
- the nuoH gene encoding NADH-quinone oxidoreductase subunit NuoH; translation: MTLFTPEVIDVIIAVLKAIVILLAVVVCGALLSWVERRLLALWQDRYGPNRVGPFGAFQIAADMIKMFFKEDWTPPFADKVIFTLAPVVAMSALLIAFAIIPITPTWGVADINIGILFFFAMAGLSVYAVLFAGWSSNNKFALLGSLRASAQTVSYEVFMGLSLMGIVIQVGSFNMRDIVEYQAQNMWFVIPQIFGFLTFFIAGVAVTHRHPFDQPEAEQELADGYHIEYAGMKWGMFFVGEYIGIVLISALLVTLFFGGWHGPFDILPQIPFIWFALKTAFFIMFFILLRASIPRPRYDQVMDFSWKFCLPLTLINMLVTAAIVLLNTPAVAAQ